The genomic interval TTTGCCGTCGACGCATGAGCCTGGTCGGGCGGCGCACGCCGGACTGACGCGGGGATTGCGAGCCTCCCCCCACAACACCTTGAGCGATTCGCTTCCACCGACCGTGCGGCGCGCTTGCGCGCCAATCCAGGAAGATTCGACACGGCCGCATCGCCGCGCGCCGCGTCACGGATGCAGGGACAGGCGCTTGGTGGCTTTTTCCACGGCCTTCTTCGGCCCGCGCAATCCGATCCCCACAAGGTTCAGGGCGGCCGGGTCTTCCGCGGCGAACGCCTGGCGATTGGCCTCGTCGTGCCCGGTCGCGAACATGGCGAACACGTAAGGCAGCACGGTGATCTCGCGTTCCAGTCCCACGCGGTGCGCGGCCTGGAGTCCGGCGAGATCGGCCTCGAACACCAGCATCGGTTGCCCGAGCAGGTTGCCGTAGCGGTGCCCGCTCGCATCGACATAGGCTTCGCCCATGGCGTCGGGGGCGGCCGCGGCGATGCCGGTCGCGAGGAAGGCGACGACATTCAGGCGCTGCCAGGTCGCCAGGTCGTTGCGGACGATGAGGGCCACTTTGGTGTCGAACATTGGGGAACTCCGTTCTTGCTGGACTGTGGCCATGGTCGGAGCCGCCCACGCTTCAATCTAGAACGCCTGTGCACTGCCGCCGGTAGGCGGCGGGGGTGAGCCGATAGGCGCGTTTGAACCAGCGGCCCAGATGGCTTTGGTCGGCGAAGCCGACCTTGAGCGCCACTTCCGCCGGGTCCTGGCCGCCGGCCAGCAGGGTGCGCGCGACACGCAGGCGCAATCGGATCAGGTAGGCGTGCGGCGACAGGCCGAACGTCCGCTGGAATTGCCGGGTGAGGCGGAACCTGTCCATGTCGGCGTGGCCGGCGAGTTCATCCAGGCCGACGTCGCGCTCCATCTGCGCGTGCAGGAAATCCCTGGCCCGCGCCATCCTTGCCGCCGAATCGCGCGCGGGCGGCGCATCCGCGGACAGATGCGAGGACAGCAGCCGCATCATGCGATCCAGGCTCTGGTCCCGCGCCAGGCGGCCTTCGCCGTGATGCACGGCGAGAAACGCCTGACGTATCGCCGCGCTCAACACCGCATCGCCGGTCAAGGTGCTCTGGAATGCCGGTTGAATCGCGCAGATGTCCCACTGGCCGAGCCGTTGCAGCATCTCCGCCACCCAGGTCTGGGGCAGGTAGAGCATCGCGTAGGTGAAGCCGTCCTCCTCGGGCGCATGCCCGTCGTGGACGGCTCCCGGCTCGATCAGGATGGCGCGGCCCGGCGTACTGGTATGCAGCGATCGATGGCAGTGGAACCGCTGGACGCCCTGCAAGGTGACGCCGACCAGCACTTCGTCATGATCGTGGGGATCGTAGGCGTGTCCGCGGAAATGCGCGTGCACGCTCTCGATGCCGGTTTCCCGATCGCGACGAATCCTGAGCCAATCGTCGGTGGTGGTTTTTCGGGAGCTGGGGGGCATGGCGCTACTCTGCAAGAGCGCGGCGGTGGCTCGCTCGGATCGTCATTGGGCGACAGTTCCTGACGACCGAGTGTAGGGACGAAGCGTCGCCGACTTCAATTGCAGGCGAGGACGCCCGCAATGCACATTGCGAGATGTCGCGCTTTCCGGCGGAAATAGCGGCGTGCAGCTTCCGGGGCATAGGCGAAGACGTGCTGTCGCGGCGGCGCCATGCATCGGGTGGCATGGCAGTCTCCGCCGTCCGCCGCGGGTTCACTCCGCGCCGGGGAAGCCCAGCTGCCGCCATGCTTCGAACACCACCACCGCCACGGCGTTGGACAGATTGAGGCTGCGGTTGTGCGGGCGCATCGGCAGGCGCAGGCGGTGTGCGGGCGGCACCTGTTCCAGCACCTCGGCGGGCAGGCCGCGGGTCTCCGGGCCGAACAGGAACGCATCGCCGTCGGCGAAGGCGGGCGCATCGTAGCGCGTGGTGCTGCGGGTACTCAGGGCGAACAGGCGGCGCGGCGCGATGCTGTGCAACGCGGCGTCCAGCGAAGCGTGGACCTGCAGGCGTGCGTACTCGTGGTAATCCAGGCCGGCGCGTTTGAGCTGCTTGTCCTCGAGCTCGAAGCCGAGCGGCTCGATCAGGTGCAGCTGCGCGCCGGTATTCGCGCAAAGGCGGATGGCATTGCCCGTGTTGGGCGGTATTTCGGGTTGGAACAGCAGAACATGCAGCGTGGGCGTGGCGGTCATCGGCGCAGTTTACGCGCCGGCTCCGGCCTGTGCCGGCGAAGCGTCGCCGGCTCAGCGCGCCAGGCTGGTGGTCAGGTCCTGGCTCAGGTTCTGCAGGCTCGGCTGCAGCTGCAGCATCGCGCTGTCCAGGGCGCCGCTGACCACGGTGCCGATCGCGAACACGCTCTGGGTGTCGGCGCTCGGGCGCACCTGCACCGTGGCCAGGGTGACCACGCGCTGGCTCGTCGCCTGCTCGGTATCGCGCTGGGCGATCTGCTCGGCGGACGGGCGCACCTGCACTGCCGCCAGCGTGGCGATGCGGCTGGACAGTTCGGCGTCGCGCTGCGCCAGTTGCTCGGCGGACGGACGCACCTGCACCGCGTCCAGGGTGACGATGCCGCTGTCGCGCTCGAAGCTGCGCTGGGCGATCTGCTCGGCGGAAGGGCGAACCTGCACGCTGTCCAGGGTGGTGATGGCAGGCGCGGCGATGGCCGGCGCGGCGAGCAGGGCGGCGACGGCGAAGGTCAGGGCGAAAGAAGCGGTTTTCATGGCGGGCCTCGTTGGTGTTGTTGAGCAGTGGTGTGGTAGTAAGGTAGAACACCTAATCAGGGGACGCAAGAACTTTTTGCTGTTTTCTCTTTCGATTAAGCTCTTGTTCATCATTTGCTTGGCGGCACTTGTTGCGCCCAGATGCAAAGCAGATCCTGTGCCAACTTCAAACCTTTGTTATTCAAGGACTTTATTGAGGCCCTGAGTGTCCGCTGGCGGACACCCGGTCGCCTGCGTACGTCCGTGTTCGGGCGATCGGTCGCTTTTCCGGTGTCGCTGCCGGCCCATTGCGTTCAGGATCGGAGGTGCCGGTGCTGCTCAGGAACGGGCCGAACGGCATACGCGGGCGCGGCGGCGGCCCGTTACGATCGAGGTCTGGCTGTCCTTCCACTCATTTCTCAAAAGGAACTTGCATGACCGTGTCGATCCGCCCCCGTGGGGCGCTGCTGGCCATCGCCCTGTCCACTGCGCTCGGCACGCTGAGCTACGCGCCGCCGTCGAGCGCGGCCAAGCCGCCGGCCGCGGCGAAAGTGGACATCGCGTTCGAGCAGTTCACCCTGCCCAATGGCCTGCGCGTGGTGGTGCACACCGATCGCAAGGCGCCGATCGTGGCGGTCAACCTCTGGTACCACGTCGGCGCCAAGGACGAGCCGGCCGGGCGCACCGGGTTCGCGCACCTGTTCGAACACCTGATGTTCCAGGGCAGCGAGAACCACAGCGGCGAGTTCTTCGAACCGTTCAAGCAGGTCGGCGCCACCGACCAGAACGGCACCACCAACAGCGACCGCACCAACT from Xanthomonas sp. DAR 34887 carries:
- a CDS encoding tRNA (cytidine(34)-2'-O)-methyltransferase, which produces MTATPTLHVLLFQPEIPPNTGNAIRLCANTGAQLHLIEPLGFELEDKQLKRAGLDYHEYARLQVHASLDAALHSIAPRRLFALSTRSTTRYDAPAFADGDAFLFGPETRGLPAEVLEQVPPAHRLRLPMRPHNRSLNLSNAVAVVVFEAWRQLGFPGAE
- a CDS encoding AraC family transcriptional regulator, whose translation is MPPSSRKTTTDDWLRIRRDRETGIESVHAHFRGHAYDPHDHDEVLVGVTLQGVQRFHCHRSLHTSTPGRAILIEPGAVHDGHAPEEDGFTYAMLYLPQTWVAEMLQRLGQWDICAIQPAFQSTLTGDAVLSAAIRQAFLAVHHGEGRLARDQSLDRMMRLLSSHLSADAPPARDSAARMARARDFLHAQMERDVGLDELAGHADMDRFRLTRQFQRTFGLSPHAYLIRLRLRVARTLLAGGQDPAEVALKVGFADQSHLGRWFKRAYRLTPAAYRRQCTGVLD
- a CDS encoding DUF2000 family protein — encoded protein: MFDTKVALIVRNDLATWQRLNVVAFLATGIAAAAPDAMGEAYVDASGHRYGNLLGQPMLVFEADLAGLQAAHRVGLEREITVLPYVFAMFATGHDEANRQAFAAEDPAALNLVGIGLRGPKKAVEKATKRLSLHP